A region from the Deltaproteobacteria bacterium GWC2_65_14 genome encodes:
- a CDS encoding phosphoglycerate mutase (2,3-diphosphoglycerate-independent), producing the protein MKRRLIALIVLDGWGYREEREANAVALAKTPFFDRLWEEFPRTLIHASEERVGLPAGQMGNSEVGHLNLGAGRVVYQDLVRISKAIRTGEFFRNPVLGKAMDTARDRKRALHLVGLLSDGGVHSLDTHLVALLEMAKERGLSSVFVHPILDGRDTPPTSGVHHLKRLLAEAGRIGVGEVATLVGRYYAMDRDNRWERTERAYRAFVRGEGGDGSDPVAAVSASYAAGKTDEFVEPVVFRKNGRPVGSISAGDSVLFFNFRADRARQITRALTEEAFDRFPRPERLDLSYSCMTEYDERFGLPAAFDPQTMENLLVNIFAERGIRNLRMSETEKYAHVTYFFNGGVEKEFPGESRILIPSPSVPTYDLQPEMSAFELGQRAAAEVGSGNHDVLILNFANGDMVGHTGILSAAIRAIEAVDANLRIVVEKIWEIGGAALVTADHGNAETMVDPATGEPHTAHTTNRVPLILADPAGKGTVLREDRALEDLAPTILGMLGIPPLPGMTGEDVRKR; encoded by the coding sequence ATGAAACGGAGATTGATCGCCTTAATCGTGCTCGACGGATGGGGATACCGGGAGGAGCGGGAGGCCAACGCGGTGGCGCTGGCGAAGACCCCGTTCTTCGACCGGCTCTGGGAAGAGTTCCCCCGCACGCTGATCCACGCCTCCGAAGAGCGGGTCGGGCTTCCCGCCGGGCAGATGGGGAACTCCGAGGTCGGCCACCTGAACCTCGGGGCGGGTCGGGTTGTCTATCAGGATCTCGTGCGGATCTCGAAGGCGATCCGGACCGGGGAGTTCTTCCGGAACCCGGTGCTGGGAAAGGCGATGGACACGGCCCGGGACCGGAAGCGGGCGCTCCATCTTGTCGGCCTGCTCTCGGACGGCGGAGTCCACTCGCTGGATACCCACCTGGTCGCCCTCCTGGAGATGGCGAAAGAGCGGGGGTTGTCCTCCGTTTTCGTCCACCCCATCCTGGACGGGCGGGACACCCCGCCCACCAGCGGGGTGCACCACCTCAAGCGCCTGCTCGCGGAGGCCGGGAGGATCGGGGTGGGCGAGGTCGCCACGCTGGTGGGGCGGTACTACGCCATGGACCGGGACAACCGGTGGGAGCGGACCGAACGGGCCTACCGCGCCTTCGTGCGGGGGGAGGGGGGGGACGGGAGCGATCCCGTCGCCGCGGTGTCCGCTTCCTACGCCGCGGGAAAGACGGACGAGTTCGTCGAGCCGGTGGTCTTCCGGAAAAACGGGCGTCCCGTGGGGAGCATCTCCGCCGGCGACTCGGTCCTCTTCTTCAATTTTCGTGCGGACCGGGCGAGGCAGATCACCCGGGCGCTCACGGAGGAGGCGTTCGACCGGTTCCCCCGCCCGGAGCGGCTCGATCTGTCCTACTCCTGCATGACCGAGTACGACGAGCGCTTCGGCCTTCCCGCCGCCTTCGACCCGCAGACGATGGAGAACCTGCTCGTGAACATCTTCGCGGAGCGGGGGATCCGGAACCTGCGGATGTCCGAGACGGAGAAGTATGCCCACGTGACCTATTTCTTCAACGGGGGGGTCGAGAAGGAATTCCCGGGGGAATCGCGGATCCTGATCCCCTCCCCCTCGGTGCCGACCTACGACCTGCAGCCCGAGATGAGCGCTTTCGAGTTGGGGCAGCGGGCGGCGGCGGAAGTCGGGTCCGGGAACCATGACGTGCTGATCCTGAACTTCGCGAACGGGGACATGGTGGGGCATACCGGGATCCTCTCCGCCGCGATCCGGGCGATCGAGGCGGTCGACGCGAACCTGCGGATTGTGGTAGAGAAGATCTGGGAGATCGGGGGCGCCGCGCTGGTCACGGCGGACCACGGGAACGCCGAGACGATGGTCGACCCCGCGACCGGGGAGCCCCACACGGCGCACACGACGAACCGGGTTCCCCTGATCCTGGCCGACCCCGCGGGGAAGGGGACCGTGCTCCGGGAGGACCGGGCGCTCGAGGACCTGGCACCCACGATCCTGGGAATGCTGGGAATCCCTCCGCTGCCCGGAATGACCGGAGAGGACGTCCGGAAGCGGTAG
- a CDS encoding chaperonin GroL, producing the protein MAKQLKFDTDARAAIKIGVDILTDAVKVTLGPRGRNVIIEKSFGSPLVTKDGVTVAKEVELSDRYENMGAQMVKEVASKTSDVAGDGTTTATILAQAIYREGSKLVAAGYNPMDLKRGVEKAVEAIATELKKMSKPTKDPKEIAQVGTISANNDETIGNIISEAMSKVGKEGVITVEEAKGMETTLEIVEGMQFDRGYLSPYFVTDPERMEVILEDPYILIHEKKISNMKDLLPLLEQIARSGKPLLIVAEEVEGEALATLVVNKLRGTLHCCAVKAPGFGDRRKAMLEDIGVLTGGKAIAEEMGVKLEAVQLTDLGRAKRVVIDKDNTTIIDGAGKKADIEGRVKQIRAQVEETTSDYDKEKLQERLAKLVGGVAVVNVGAATESEMKEKKARVEDALHATRAAVEEGIIAGGGVAYIRAAKVLDGMKLEHDQQAGVDIVRKALFEPAKQIAINAGQDGGVVVDKIKNGKGNFGFNAATEKFEDLIAAGILDPTKVARVALQNAASVAGLMITTECAIAEKPEEKEKMPPMPPGGGGGMY; encoded by the coding sequence ATGGCAAAGCAACTGAAGTTCGACACGGACGCCCGCGCCGCGATCAAGATCGGCGTGGACATCCTCACCGACGCCGTCAAGGTGACGCTGGGGCCTCGTGGACGGAACGTGATCATCGAGAAGTCTTTCGGCTCACCGCTTGTCACCAAGGACGGGGTTACAGTCGCGAAAGAAGTGGAGCTGTCGGACAGATACGAGAACATGGGCGCCCAGATGGTGAAGGAGGTCGCCTCCAAGACGAGCGACGTCGCCGGTGACGGGACGACGACCGCAACCATTCTGGCGCAGGCGATCTACCGGGAGGGCTCGAAGCTCGTGGCCGCCGGATACAACCCGATGGACCTCAAGCGCGGCGTCGAAAAGGCGGTCGAGGCGATCGCGACGGAGCTCAAGAAGATGTCGAAGCCGACCAAGGACCCGAAGGAGATCGCGCAGGTGGGGACGATCTCGGCGAACAACGACGAGACGATCGGCAACATCATCTCCGAGGCGATGTCCAAGGTGGGAAAGGAAGGGGTCATCACCGTCGAGGAGGCCAAGGGGATGGAGACGACCCTCGAAATTGTCGAGGGGATGCAGTTCGACCGCGGCTACCTCTCCCCCTACTTCGTCACCGACCCGGAGCGGATGGAGGTCATCCTCGAGGACCCCTACATCCTGATCCATGAAAAGAAGATCTCCAACATGAAGGACCTGCTGCCCCTCCTCGAGCAGATCGCCCGTTCGGGCAAGCCGCTCCTCATCGTGGCGGAAGAGGTCGAGGGGGAGGCGCTGGCCACCCTGGTCGTCAACAAGTTGCGCGGGACGCTCCACTGCTGCGCGGTGAAGGCCCCCGGTTTCGGCGATCGCCGGAAGGCGATGCTGGAGGACATCGGGGTTCTGACCGGCGGGAAGGCGATCGCCGAGGAGATGGGGGTCAAGCTCGAGGCGGTCCAGCTGACCGACCTCGGCCGGGCCAAGCGGGTCGTCATCGACAAGGACAACACCACGATCATCGACGGGGCCGGCAAGAAGGCCGACATCGAGGGCCGCGTGAAGCAGATCCGGGCGCAGGTCGAGGAGACCACCTCGGACTACGACAAGGAGAAGCTGCAGGAGCGGCTGGCCAAGCTGGTCGGGGGAGTCGCCGTCGTGAACGTCGGGGCGGCCACCGAGAGCGAGATGAAGGAGAAGAAGGCGCGCGTCGAGGACGCACTCCACGCGACCCGCGCAGCGGTGGAGGAGGGGATCATTGCCGGCGGCGGCGTCGCCTACATCCGGGCGGCCAAGGTTCTGGACGGCATGAAGCTCGAACACGACCAGCAGGCCGGCGTCGATATCGTCCGGAAGGCTCTGTTCGAGCCGGCGAAGCAGATCGCGATCAACGCCGGCCAGGACGGCGGCGTGGTCGTGGACAAGATCAAGAACGGAAAGGGGAACTTCGGCTTCAACGCGGCCACCGAGAAGTTCGAGGACCTGATTGCCGCCGGGATCCTCGACCCGACGAAGGTCGCGCGGGTCGCCCTGCAGAACGCGGCTTCCGTCGCGGGGCTCATGATCACCACGGAGTGCGCGATCGCCGAGAAGCCGGAAGAGAAGGAGAAGATGCCGCCGATGCCTCCGGGCGGCGGCGGCGGGATGTATTAA
- a CDS encoding 3-deoxy-7-phosphoheptulonate synthase has protein sequence MIIVMRAGASTRDTRAVIRKIRDLGYTPHTIYGKTRNVIGAIGDERGKFVLQSLESLSGVERVVPILKPYKLASREVKPERTEIRLAPGVSVGGKQLLVIAGPCSVESERQMVETAKAVKAAGAHVLRGGAFKPRTSPYAFQGLEKRGLRYLRKAGDAAGVPVVTEVMNPMDVELVAEYSDILQVGARNVQNFSLLKRIGKSKRPILLKRGMMTTITEFLMSAEYCLSEGSRKVILCERGIRTFEDSTRNTLDLSAVPVLQERTHLPIIVDPSHGTGHSQYVQPMSCAAVAAGADGLMIEVHPSPEKALSDGPQSLTFARFRAVMEALRPFIAAAGRTI, from the coding sequence ATGATCATCGTCATGCGGGCGGGTGCATCGACCCGGGACACCCGGGCCGTCATCCGGAAGATCCGGGACCTGGGGTACACTCCCCACACGATCTACGGGAAGACCCGGAACGTCATCGGCGCCATCGGGGACGAGCGGGGGAAGTTCGTCCTCCAGTCTCTGGAGTCGCTCTCCGGCGTGGAGCGGGTCGTCCCGATCCTGAAGCCCTACAAGCTCGCCAGCCGGGAGGTGAAGCCGGAGCGGACCGAGATCCGGCTGGCGCCCGGCGTCTCCGTGGGAGGGAAACAGCTCCTGGTCATCGCCGGCCCCTGCTCGGTGGAGAGCGAGCGGCAGATGGTCGAGACGGCCAAGGCGGTGAAGGCGGCCGGGGCGCATGTGCTGCGCGGCGGGGCGTTCAAGCCGCGCACCTCCCCGTACGCCTTCCAGGGGCTCGAGAAGCGGGGGCTCCGCTACCTCCGGAAGGCGGGGGACGCCGCCGGGGTGCCGGTCGTCACCGAAGTGATGAATCCGATGGACGTGGAACTGGTGGCGGAATATTCCGACATCCTCCAGGTCGGGGCTCGCAACGTGCAGAACTTCTCCCTGCTGAAGCGGATCGGCAAGTCGAAACGGCCGATCCTGCTGAAGCGGGGGATGATGACCACCATCACCGAATTCCTGATGAGCGCGGAATACTGCCTCTCCGAGGGGAGCCGGAAGGTGATCCTCTGCGAGCGCGGGATCCGGACCTTCGAGGATTCGACGCGCAACACGCTGGACCTTTCGGCGGTCCCCGTCCTCCAGGAGAGGACCCACCTCCCGATCATCGTCGACCCCTCCCACGGGACCGGCCATTCGCAGTACGTCCAGCCGATGTCCTGCGCGGCGGTCGCGGCGGGAGCGGACGGACTGATGATCGAGGTCCACCCCTCGCCGGAAAAGGCGCTCTCCGACGGCCCGCAGTCGCTGACCTTCGCCCGCTTCCGGGCCGTGATGGAGGCGCTGCGGCCGTTCATCGCCGCCGCGGGAAGGACGATCTGA
- a CDS encoding trigger factor, translating to MKSSVEAVSGVEKRIRVEVPADEVARRIEEGYVEIRRIAPIRGFRKGKAPMSMVKRAFRESVEADVAEHLVRESIAEAVRENQLKVLSLPKIDGAELKEGEQFVFTATVEVVPEVSPEGYRGLPVVKERAEVRDEDVEGAILRLRESFARFHAVEDRGAAAQDLVEFGFTASSGGEILETRESATSILETGAPFGKEFEAGLEGGRAGEERKIEVEFPGDFPDARYAGKKVSFEVKIHSVRGKRLPELDDEFAKNFTDLDGIDDLRGKMRERLRQEAEESARLRGEEDIRKGLVEKNAFEVPKTLVDRQILEMIQDTANRLASQGVDLKKVNMDFDKMKERFAPNAERAVRVSLLISAIAEKENLDVPFSEIEAEMRAMAAAAGMEYEKIREHYGDEARMDELRSRLLGRKVMAFLLEHAEVKEEVAG from the coding sequence ATGAAGAGCAGCGTGGAAGCGGTCAGTGGAGTCGAGAAGCGGATCCGGGTGGAGGTGCCCGCGGACGAGGTCGCCCGGCGGATCGAGGAGGGGTATGTCGAGATCCGGAGGATCGCCCCCATCCGGGGGTTCCGGAAGGGGAAAGCCCCCATGTCGATGGTGAAGCGGGCCTTCCGGGAGTCGGTCGAGGCGGACGTGGCCGAGCACCTGGTCCGGGAATCGATCGCCGAGGCGGTCCGGGAGAACCAGCTGAAGGTGCTCTCCCTCCCGAAGATCGACGGCGCGGAGCTGAAGGAGGGGGAACAGTTCGTGTTCACCGCGACGGTCGAGGTCGTTCCCGAGGTCTCCCCGGAGGGGTACCGGGGACTCCCCGTCGTGAAGGAGAGGGCGGAGGTCCGGGACGAGGATGTGGAGGGCGCCATCCTCCGGCTGCGGGAGTCGTTCGCGCGGTTCCACGCCGTGGAGGACCGGGGGGCCGCGGCGCAGGACCTGGTGGAGTTCGGCTTCACCGCCTCCTCCGGCGGGGAGATTCTCGAGACGCGGGAATCCGCGACCTCGATCCTCGAGACCGGAGCCCCCTTCGGGAAGGAGTTCGAGGCCGGCCTGGAGGGGGGACGCGCCGGGGAGGAGCGGAAGATCGAGGTGGAGTTCCCGGGGGATTTCCCCGATGCGCGATATGCAGGGAAAAAGGTTTCCTTCGAGGTGAAGATCCACTCCGTCCGGGGGAAGCGGCTTCCGGAGTTGGACGACGAATTCGCGAAGAACTTCACCGACCTTGACGGGATCGACGACCTGCGGGGGAAGATGCGGGAGCGGCTGCGGCAGGAGGCGGAGGAGAGTGCGCGGCTCCGGGGGGAGGAGGATATCCGGAAGGGGCTGGTGGAGAAAAACGCCTTCGAGGTCCCCAAAACCCTGGTGGACCGGCAGATCCTCGAGATGATCCAGGACACGGCGAACCGCCTGGCGTCGCAGGGAGTCGACCTAAAGAAAGTGAACATGGATTTCGATAAGATGAAGGAGCGGTTCGCCCCGAACGCCGAGCGGGCGGTCCGCGTCTCTCTCCTGATCTCCGCGATCGCGGAGAAGGAGAACCTCGACGTGCCGTTCTCGGAGATCGAGGCGGAGATGCGGGCGATGGCCGCGGCGGCCGGGATGGAGTACGAAAAGATCCGGGAGCACTACGGCGATGAGGCGCGGATGGACGAGCTGCGCAGCCGGCTGCTGGGACGGAAGGTGATGGCGTTCCTGCTCGAGCACGCCGAGGTGAAGGAGGAGGTGGCGGGGTGA
- a CDS encoding bifunctional 5,10-methylene-tetrahydrofolate dehydrogenase/5,10-methylene-tetrahydrofolate cyclohydrolase (catalyzes the formation of 5,10-methenyltetrahydrofolate from 5,10-methylenetetrahydrofolate and subsequent formation of 10-formyltetrahydrofolate from 5,10-methenyltetrahydrofolate), translated as MPAQLIDGKAIAQAVRTEVKGKVEEFSGRTGVLPCLATVLVGDDAASAVYVRNKGKACREVGMLSRQMNFPASTSQEELLDIVAGLNADAAVHGILVQLPLPDRIDETRILESIDPAKDVDGFHPVNAGRLLTGQPSFVPCTPLGILRMLDHEGVELKGKHAVVVGRSNIVGKPVALLLLSRHATVTICHSRTRDLPGVVRGADVVVAAVGKAEMVRGSWLAPGSVVIDVGINRLPDGRLVGDVAFGEAMEVAGKVTPVPGGVGPMTIAMLLQNTLEAAARRAAATLP; from the coding sequence ATGCCGGCCCAGCTCATCGACGGAAAGGCCATTGCGCAGGCCGTCAGGACCGAGGTCAAGGGGAAGGTGGAGGAGTTTTCCGGAAGGACCGGGGTCCTCCCCTGCCTGGCGACCGTGCTCGTCGGCGACGACGCCGCCTCCGCCGTGTATGTCCGGAACAAGGGAAAGGCCTGCCGGGAGGTCGGGATGCTCTCCCGCCAGATGAACTTTCCCGCCTCCACCTCCCAGGAGGAGCTCCTGGACATCGTCGCGGGGCTGAATGCGGACGCCGCGGTCCACGGGATCCTCGTCCAGCTGCCCCTCCCCGACCGGATCGACGAGACCCGCATCCTCGAGTCGATCGACCCCGCGAAGGACGTCGACGGTTTCCACCCGGTAAACGCCGGGCGCCTGTTGACCGGGCAGCCCTCCTTCGTCCCCTGTACCCCCCTGGGTATCCTCCGGATGCTCGACCACGAGGGCGTGGAGCTCAAGGGGAAGCATGCCGTCGTCGTCGGCCGGAGCAACATCGTCGGGAAGCCGGTCGCGCTGCTCCTTCTCTCCCGGCACGCGACGGTGACGATCTGCCATTCCCGGACGAGGGATCTCCCCGGCGTGGTCCGGGGCGCCGACGTCGTGGTGGCGGCGGTCGGGAAGGCGGAGATGGTCCGCGGTTCCTGGCTCGCACCCGGCTCCGTGGTGATCGACGTGGGGATCAACCGCCTCCCGGACGGGCGGCTCGTCGGCGACGTGGCGTTCGGGGAGGCGATGGAGGTCGCCGGGAAGGTCACGCCGGTCCCCGGCGGGGTCGGTCCGATGACGATCGCCATGCTGCTCCAAAACACGCTGGAAGCGGCGGCCCGCCGGGCCGCGGCGACCCTCCCCTGA
- a CDS encoding co-chaperone GroES, protein MKVRPLQDRILIKRVEEENKTKGGIIIPDSAKEKPQEGLVVAVGPGKVTDTGTRVAPEVKAGDKILFGKYSGTDIKIDGEEHLILREEDVLAVIQKK, encoded by the coding sequence ATGAAGGTCAGGCCGTTGCAGGACAGGATTCTGATCAAGCGCGTGGAGGAGGAGAACAAGACCAAGGGAGGGATCATCATCCCCGACTCCGCAAAGGAGAAGCCGCAGGAAGGGCTGGTGGTCGCCGTGGGGCCGGGCAAGGTGACCGATACGGGGACCCGGGTCGCCCCCGAGGTGAAGGCGGGGGACAAGATCCTGTTCGGCAAGTATTCCGGGACGGACATCAAGATCGATGGCGAAGAGCATCTGATTCTCCGGGAGGAAGACGTCCTCGCGGTGATCCAGAAGAAATAA
- a CDS encoding phosphopyruvate hydratase: protein MTTIIDVHGRQVLDSRGNPTVEVEVTLESGAEGRAIVPSGASTGTREAVELRDGDSKRYLGKGVEKAVRNVNRVIAPKVVGFDATEQAFLDGMLIELDGTPNKRKLGANAILGVSMAVARAAAQACGLPLYQYLGGVGGRTLPVPMMNILNGGSHADNNVDIQEFMVMPVGAKSFSEALRMGVETFHHLKKVLKGKGLNTNVGDEGGFAPRLKSNAEAIEVILEAIGKAGYRAGRDIGIALDAAASEFHEKGKYHFRKSDGSRRDREGMVKFYEGLCRQYPILSIEDGFAENDWKGWKLFTEAMGERIQIVGDDVFVTNPAILRKGIEQGIANSILIKLNQIGTVTETIEAVETAKRAGWTAVVSHRSGETEDSTIADLTVGLNTGQIKTGSASRTDRMAKYNQLLRIEEELGPAGRFPGKGVFYTT from the coding sequence ATGACCACGATCATCGACGTCCATGGAAGGCAGGTGCTGGACTCCCGGGGGAACCCGACGGTCGAGGTGGAGGTGACCCTCGAGTCCGGCGCCGAGGGACGAGCGATCGTCCCCTCGGGGGCCTCCACCGGGACCCGGGAGGCGGTGGAGCTCCGGGACGGGGATTCGAAGCGGTACCTCGGCAAGGGGGTGGAGAAGGCGGTCCGGAACGTGAACCGGGTGATCGCCCCGAAGGTCGTCGGATTCGACGCTACCGAGCAGGCGTTCCTCGACGGGATGCTGATCGAGCTGGACGGGACCCCGAACAAGCGGAAGCTGGGGGCGAACGCGATCCTCGGGGTGTCCATGGCGGTCGCCCGGGCCGCGGCGCAGGCCTGCGGCCTGCCTCTGTATCAGTATCTCGGGGGAGTCGGGGGGCGGACCCTTCCCGTCCCGATGATGAACATCCTCAACGGCGGCTCCCACGCGGACAACAATGTCGACATCCAGGAGTTCATGGTGATGCCGGTCGGCGCGAAGTCCTTCTCCGAGGCGCTCCGGATGGGGGTGGAGACCTTCCACCATCTCAAGAAGGTCCTGAAGGGGAAGGGGCTGAACACCAACGTCGGGGACGAGGGGGGATTCGCGCCGCGCCTCAAGTCGAACGCGGAGGCGATCGAGGTGATCCTCGAGGCGATCGGGAAAGCGGGCTACCGGGCGGGGCGGGACATCGGGATCGCCCTTGACGCGGCGGCCTCGGAGTTCCACGAGAAGGGGAAGTATCACTTCCGGAAATCGGACGGTTCCCGGCGCGACCGCGAGGGGATGGTGAAATTCTACGAGGGGCTCTGCCGCCAGTACCCGATCCTGTCGATCGAGGACGGGTTCGCCGAAAACGACTGGAAGGGGTGGAAGCTCTTCACGGAGGCGATGGGGGAAAGGATCCAGATCGTGGGGGACGACGTGTTCGTGACGAACCCGGCGATCCTGCGGAAGGGGATCGAACAGGGGATCGCGAACTCCATCCTCATCAAGCTGAACCAGATCGGGACGGTCACCGAGACGATCGAGGCGGTCGAGACGGCGAAGCGGGCCGGATGGACCGCCGTGGTCTCCCACCGCTCCGGGGAGACCGAGGACAGCACCATCGCCGATCTCACGGTCGGGTTGAACACCGGCCAGATCAAGACCGGCTCCGCCTCCCGGACCGACCGGATGGCGAAGTACAATCAACTGTTGCGGATCGAGGAGGAGCTGGGCCCCGCGGGGCGGTTCCCGGGCAAGGGTGTGTTCTATACTACCTGA
- a CDS encoding phosphorylase, with amino-acid sequence MPRILLLGGSGAYSLPDGSLGRRLGTRRVRTPYGTSAPIHLYERKDFRFLFLSRHGELRYEKTAPFVNYRANIYAAKKLGVERIIAWSGPGILSKAYRPGDLALPDDLLDFTRSRPSTFYEGKGIGFLRQFPVFCESIRCALREAWGNVKRREGIRLHRSGTYACTEGPRLETPAEIRFHAAAGADMVGMTLCPEAFLARELEICYAPVAYLTNFAEGVRPMPYRKGALFEGMLAVSGEEKVERTKNAIPALAISAARRLAGRERDCPCSVSMERYRKAGRIGPDFRKWVSVPRRRGG; translated from the coding sequence ATGCCCCGGATCCTCCTCCTGGGAGGGTCCGGGGCCTACTCGCTCCCGGATGGGTCGCTCGGGCGCCGTCTCGGGACGCGTCGCGTCCGCACCCCGTACGGCACCTCCGCGCCGATCCATCTGTACGAACGGAAGGACTTCCGCTTCCTGTTTCTTTCCCGCCACGGCGAGCTCCGCTACGAGAAGACGGCCCCGTTTGTCAATTACCGGGCGAACATCTACGCGGCGAAGAAGCTGGGGGTGGAGCGGATCATCGCATGGTCCGGGCCGGGGATCCTCTCGAAGGCATACCGCCCCGGGGACCTCGCGCTCCCCGACGACCTGCTCGACTTCACCCGGAGCCGCCCTTCCACCTTCTACGAGGGGAAGGGGATCGGCTTCCTCCGCCAGTTCCCCGTCTTCTGCGAGTCGATCCGCTGCGCCCTCCGGGAGGCCTGGGGGAACGTGAAACGGCGGGAGGGGATCCGGCTGCACCGGTCCGGCACCTACGCCTGCACGGAGGGGCCCCGGCTGGAGACCCCCGCCGAGATCCGGTTCCACGCTGCGGCCGGCGCCGATATGGTGGGGATGACTCTCTGCCCGGAGGCTTTTCTCGCCCGCGAGCTGGAGATCTGCTACGCGCCGGTGGCCTACCTGACCAACTTCGCGGAAGGGGTCCGGCCGATGCCCTACCGAAAGGGGGCGCTCTTCGAGGGGATGCTCGCCGTCTCCGGGGAGGAGAAGGTGGAGCGGACAAAGAACGCGATCCCGGCGCTGGCGATTTCCGCGGCGCGGCGGCTCGCCGGGCGCGAAAGGGATTGCCCCTGCTCCGTATCGATGGAAAGATACCGGAAGGCGGGGCGGATCGGCCCGGATTTCCGGAAGTGGGTGTCGGTCCCCCGAAGGAGGGGCGGGTGA
- a CDS encoding DNA-binding protein HU (histone-like DNA-binding protein) — MTKAELVASMAGAAGISKAAAEKALNGFIDAIKKSLKKGSKVALTGFGTFGVSNRKARMGRNPQTGAAIKIKAAKVPKFSAGKSLKQAVGGKK, encoded by the coding sequence ATGACGAAGGCGGAACTGGTTGCATCGATGGCGGGGGCGGCGGGGATCAGCAAGGCGGCTGCCGAGAAGGCGCTCAACGGCTTCATCGACGCCATCAAGAAGTCCCTGAAGAAGGGGAGCAAGGTAGCTCTGACCGGGTTTGGAACCTTCGGCGTGAGCAACCGGAAGGCCAGGATGGGACGCAATCCCCAGACCGGAGCGGCGATCAAGATCAAGGCCGCAAAGGTCCCCAAGTTCTCCGCCGGGAAGTCGCTCAAGCAGGCGGTCGGCGGGAAGAAGTAG